The Streptomyces sp. NBC_00236 DNA window GCAATGGGATAGAGGATTTCGGTTGAGATCGATGGCCCGAGCAGGGACACTCACGCGATGAGCTTCAGCACATCGTCTGAGCCGATCGAGCGAGGGTGGGACGAGCCCTGGTATCGGGTCAGCATGGAGAACTTCCAGGCGTCGTTCGTGCCCAGCGACGACGAGGACTTGGACGAGGTCTGCAACGTCGATGTCTTCGTGACTCTGGAGGACGGATCTTGTTGGACCGCGACCGTGTTCACCGTCGTGGAAGTCGAGCGCCTGATGAAGCTCTGGGCAGGGACCGACGAGGCCCTCGGGGGCCGGTATTTCTGGGTCTCGGATGGTCTGATCGTCAGAGATCCCGGCATCGACAGTATGACCGGCGTGATCGCCGGCCTGATCGAGAACGGCGAGTTCTCCGAGATCTTTCAACGGGTGATCGACGACTGATCAAGTGCTCGGCTGCCGGAGGCGTCGTGGATGGTTAGGCCACGTCGTTCTCTCGCTCGATGGCCTTGAGACGGTTTTTGAGCCGGTAGCTGGGGCCGTTGATGGAGACTACTTCGCAGTGGTGGAGGAGCCGGTCGAGGATGGCGGTGGCGAGGACCTCGTCGCCGAACAGTTGGCCCCATTCGCTGAAGGTCTTGTTCGAGGTCAGGATGATCGAGCCCTTCTCGTAACGCTTGGAGATGACCTGGAAGACCAGGTTCGCCTCCGCGCGTTCGAGGGGCTGGTAGCCGACGTCGTCGACCACGAGGACGCTCGGTCGCAGGTAGGTGCCGAGCTTGTTCGTCAGCCGTCCCGCGGCCTCGGCGGCCTTGAGGTTGCGGACCATGTCGTCGAGGCTGGTGAAGTAGATCGAGTAGCCGGCCCGGCAGGCCGCGACCGCCAGGGCGACGGCGATGTGCGTCTTGCCGACCCCGGGCGGACCCAGCAGGGCGGCCTTCGCTTTGCCGTCGACGAACGAGAGGGTGGCAAGGTC harbors:
- the istB gene encoding IS21-like element helper ATPase IstB produces the protein MSELVSTRIRNTAGKLGLPHLAETINEYTRRADEGKMGYLDFLDLVLSEELAVRDDRRFRQGLRLSRLPHHKTLDEYDFSFQPDLDPRKVKDLATLSFVDGKAKAALLGPPGVGKTHIAVALAVAACRAGYSIYFTSLDDMVRNLKAAEAAGRLTNKLGTYLRPSVLVVDDVGYQPLERAEANLVFQVISKRYEKGSIILTSNKTFSEWGQLFGDEVLATAILDRLLHHCEVVSINGPSYRLKNRLKAIERENDVA